One Sebastes umbrosus isolate fSebUmb1 chromosome 6, fSebUmb1.pri, whole genome shotgun sequence DNA window includes the following coding sequences:
- the src gene encoding proto-oncogene tyrosine-protein kinase Src isoform X1: MGGSKSKPKDVGQRTRSLEGNLSSGGGAGGHHLSSNQQSITPNRSPAMDGGVGGNQGMTNNAELALFGGVDNNAVTSPNRLTLAGGVTTFVALYDYESRTASDLSFKKGERLQIVNNTRKVNCREGDWWLARSLTTGESGYIPSNYVAPSDSIQAEDHLRLTLESRWYFGKITRRDSERLLLSLENRRGTFLVRESETTKGAYCLSVLDYDNTKGLNVKHYKIRKLDSGGFYITSRTQFQNLQQLVNHYRKHADGLCHSLSDICPVLKPQTQGLSKDAWEIPRESLRLDLKLGQGCFGEVWMGTWNGTTRVAIKTLKTGTMSPEAFLMEAQVMKKLRHEKLVQLYAVVSEEPIYIVTEYMGQGSLLDFLKGDMGKILRLPQLVDMASQIASGMAYVERMNYVHRDLRAANILVGDNLVCKVADFGLARLIEDNEYTARQGAKFPIKWTAPEAALYGRFTIKSDVWSFGVLLTELATKGRVPYPGMVNREVLDQVERGYRMPIPAECPESLHELMLTCWRKEAEERPTFEYLQGFLEDYFTSTEPQYQPGENL; the protein is encoded by the exons ATGGGGGGATCCAAGAGTAAGCCCAAGGATGTTGGCCAGCGAACCCGCAGCCTCGAAGGCAACCTCAGCTCTGGCGGAGGGGCCGGCGGCCACCACCTCAGCTCCAATCAGCAGTCCATAACGCCCAATCGCAGTCCCGCTATGGATGGAGGTGTGGGTGGCAACCAGGGTATGACCAATAACGCAGAGCTGGCCCTGTTTGGAGGTGTGGACAATAACGCTGTCACCTCTCCCAACAGACTCACACTAGCAG GAGGCGTGACGACCTTCGTGGCATTGTATGACTATGAGTCTAGGACGGCCTCAGACCTCTCTTTCAAGAAGGGGGAACGCCTCCAGATAGTCAACAACAC aagGAAGGTGAACTGCAG AGAAGGCGACTGGTGGCTGGCGCGCTCCCTGACCACTGGAGAGAGCGGTTATATCCCCAGCAATTATGTGGCTCCATCTGACTCCATCCAGGCAGAAGA TCATCTCAGACTGACTCTAGAGTCCAG GTGGTACTTTGGCAAAATCACTCGCCGCGACTCCGAGAGGCTGCTGCTAAGTTTAGAGAACAGGAGGGGTACTTTCCTGGTGCGAGAGAGTGAGACCACCAAAG GTGcctactgtctgtctgtattgGACTATGACAACACCAAAGGGCTGAATGTGAAGCACTACAAGATCAGGAAGCTGGACAGCGGAGGCTTCTACATCACATCACGTACACAGTTCCAAAACCTTCAGCAGCTCGTCAACCATTATCGCA AGCATGCTGATGGGCTGTGTCACAGTCTATCAGACATCTGTCCTGTACTGAAGCCTCAGACTCAGGGCTTATCCAAGGATGCCTGGGAGATCCCGAGAGAGTCCCTCCGTCTGGACCTGAAGCTCGGACAGGGCTGCTTCGGAGAGGTCTGGATGG GAACATGGAACGGTACAACACGGGTTGCAATAAAGACTCTGAAGACTGGCACGATGTCCCCTGAGGCCTTCCTCATGGAGGCTCAGGTCATGAAGAAACTGAGACATGAAAAGCTGGTTCAGCTCTACGCTGTTGTGTCCGAGGAGCCCATCTACATCGTCACGGAGTACATGGGACAAG GTAGTTTACTGGATTTCCTGAAAGGTGACATGGGTAAGATTCTCCGCCTCCCCCAGCTGGTGGACATGGCCTCACAG ATTGCATCAGGGATGGCTTACGTGGAGAGGATGAACTACGTGCACAGAGACCTGAGAGCTGCTAACATCCTGGTGGGAGATAACCTGGTTTGCAAAGTGGCTGATTTTGGTCTGGCTCGCCTCATTGAGGATAATGAATATACTGCCAGGCAAG GAGCCAAGTTTCCCATCAAGTGGACGGCTCCTGAAGCTGCTCTGTACGGTCGCTTCACCATTAAATCTGATGTGTGGTCATTCGGGGTCCTGCTGACCGAGCTGGCCACCAAAGGCCGAGTGCCCTATCCAG GCATGGTGAACCGGGAAGTGTTGGACCAGGTGGAGCGCGGCTACAGGATGCCGATCCCGGCAGAGTGCCCCGAATCCCTGCACGAGCTGATGCTGACCTGCTGGAGAAAAGAGGCCGAGGAGAGGCCCACCTTTGAGTACCTGCAGGGCTTCCTGGAGGACTACTTTACCTCCACGGAGCCTCAGTACCAGCCGGGAGAGAACCTGTAA
- the src gene encoding proto-oncogene tyrosine-protein kinase Src isoform X2: MGGSKSKPKDVGQRTRSLEGNLSSGGGAGGHHLSSNQQSITPNRSPAMDGGVGGNQGMTNNAELALFGGVDNNAVTSPNRLTLAGGVTTFVALYDYESRTASDLSFKKGERLQIVNNTKVNCREGDWWLARSLTTGESGYIPSNYVAPSDSIQAEDHLRLTLESRWYFGKITRRDSERLLLSLENRRGTFLVRESETTKGAYCLSVLDYDNTKGLNVKHYKIRKLDSGGFYITSRTQFQNLQQLVNHYRKHADGLCHSLSDICPVLKPQTQGLSKDAWEIPRESLRLDLKLGQGCFGEVWMGTWNGTTRVAIKTLKTGTMSPEAFLMEAQVMKKLRHEKLVQLYAVVSEEPIYIVTEYMGQGSLLDFLKGDMGKILRLPQLVDMASQIASGMAYVERMNYVHRDLRAANILVGDNLVCKVADFGLARLIEDNEYTARQGAKFPIKWTAPEAALYGRFTIKSDVWSFGVLLTELATKGRVPYPGMVNREVLDQVERGYRMPIPAECPESLHELMLTCWRKEAEERPTFEYLQGFLEDYFTSTEPQYQPGENL; this comes from the exons ATGGGGGGATCCAAGAGTAAGCCCAAGGATGTTGGCCAGCGAACCCGCAGCCTCGAAGGCAACCTCAGCTCTGGCGGAGGGGCCGGCGGCCACCACCTCAGCTCCAATCAGCAGTCCATAACGCCCAATCGCAGTCCCGCTATGGATGGAGGTGTGGGTGGCAACCAGGGTATGACCAATAACGCAGAGCTGGCCCTGTTTGGAGGTGTGGACAATAACGCTGTCACCTCTCCCAACAGACTCACACTAGCAG GAGGCGTGACGACCTTCGTGGCATTGTATGACTATGAGTCTAGGACGGCCTCAGACCTCTCTTTCAAGAAGGGGGAACGCCTCCAGATAGTCAACAACAC GAAGGTGAACTGCAG AGAAGGCGACTGGTGGCTGGCGCGCTCCCTGACCACTGGAGAGAGCGGTTATATCCCCAGCAATTATGTGGCTCCATCTGACTCCATCCAGGCAGAAGA TCATCTCAGACTGACTCTAGAGTCCAG GTGGTACTTTGGCAAAATCACTCGCCGCGACTCCGAGAGGCTGCTGCTAAGTTTAGAGAACAGGAGGGGTACTTTCCTGGTGCGAGAGAGTGAGACCACCAAAG GTGcctactgtctgtctgtattgGACTATGACAACACCAAAGGGCTGAATGTGAAGCACTACAAGATCAGGAAGCTGGACAGCGGAGGCTTCTACATCACATCACGTACACAGTTCCAAAACCTTCAGCAGCTCGTCAACCATTATCGCA AGCATGCTGATGGGCTGTGTCACAGTCTATCAGACATCTGTCCTGTACTGAAGCCTCAGACTCAGGGCTTATCCAAGGATGCCTGGGAGATCCCGAGAGAGTCCCTCCGTCTGGACCTGAAGCTCGGACAGGGCTGCTTCGGAGAGGTCTGGATGG GAACATGGAACGGTACAACACGGGTTGCAATAAAGACTCTGAAGACTGGCACGATGTCCCCTGAGGCCTTCCTCATGGAGGCTCAGGTCATGAAGAAACTGAGACATGAAAAGCTGGTTCAGCTCTACGCTGTTGTGTCCGAGGAGCCCATCTACATCGTCACGGAGTACATGGGACAAG GTAGTTTACTGGATTTCCTGAAAGGTGACATGGGTAAGATTCTCCGCCTCCCCCAGCTGGTGGACATGGCCTCACAG ATTGCATCAGGGATGGCTTACGTGGAGAGGATGAACTACGTGCACAGAGACCTGAGAGCTGCTAACATCCTGGTGGGAGATAACCTGGTTTGCAAAGTGGCTGATTTTGGTCTGGCTCGCCTCATTGAGGATAATGAATATACTGCCAGGCAAG GAGCCAAGTTTCCCATCAAGTGGACGGCTCCTGAAGCTGCTCTGTACGGTCGCTTCACCATTAAATCTGATGTGTGGTCATTCGGGGTCCTGCTGACCGAGCTGGCCACCAAAGGCCGAGTGCCCTATCCAG GCATGGTGAACCGGGAAGTGTTGGACCAGGTGGAGCGCGGCTACAGGATGCCGATCCCGGCAGAGTGCCCCGAATCCCTGCACGAGCTGATGCTGACCTGCTGGAGAAAAGAGGCCGAGGAGAGGCCCACCTTTGAGTACCTGCAGGGCTTCCTGGAGGACTACTTTACCTCCACGGAGCCTCAGTACCAGCCGGGAGAGAACCTGTAA
- the src gene encoding proto-oncogene tyrosine-protein kinase Src isoform X4: MGGSKSKPKDVGQRTRSLEGNLSSGGGAGGHHLSSNQQSITPNRSPAMDGGVGGNQGMTNNAELALFGGVDNNAVTSPNRLTLAGGVTTFVALYDYESRTASDLSFKKGERLQIVNNTEGDWWLARSLTTGESGYIPSNYVAPSDSIQAEEWYFGKITRRDSERLLLSLENRRGTFLVRESETTKGAYCLSVLDYDNTKGLNVKHYKIRKLDSGGFYITSRTQFQNLQQLVNHYRKHADGLCHSLSDICPVLKPQTQGLSKDAWEIPRESLRLDLKLGQGCFGEVWMGTWNGTTRVAIKTLKTGTMSPEAFLMEAQVMKKLRHEKLVQLYAVVSEEPIYIVTEYMGQGSLLDFLKGDMGKILRLPQLVDMASQIASGMAYVERMNYVHRDLRAANILVGDNLVCKVADFGLARLIEDNEYTARQGAKFPIKWTAPEAALYGRFTIKSDVWSFGVLLTELATKGRVPYPGMVNREVLDQVERGYRMPIPAECPESLHELMLTCWRKEAEERPTFEYLQGFLEDYFTSTEPQYQPGENL; this comes from the exons ATGGGGGGATCCAAGAGTAAGCCCAAGGATGTTGGCCAGCGAACCCGCAGCCTCGAAGGCAACCTCAGCTCTGGCGGAGGGGCCGGCGGCCACCACCTCAGCTCCAATCAGCAGTCCATAACGCCCAATCGCAGTCCCGCTATGGATGGAGGTGTGGGTGGCAACCAGGGTATGACCAATAACGCAGAGCTGGCCCTGTTTGGAGGTGTGGACAATAACGCTGTCACCTCTCCCAACAGACTCACACTAGCAG GAGGCGTGACGACCTTCGTGGCATTGTATGACTATGAGTCTAGGACGGCCTCAGACCTCTCTTTCAAGAAGGGGGAACGCCTCCAGATAGTCAACAACAC AGAAGGCGACTGGTGGCTGGCGCGCTCCCTGACCACTGGAGAGAGCGGTTATATCCCCAGCAATTATGTGGCTCCATCTGACTCCATCCAGGCAGAAGA GTGGTACTTTGGCAAAATCACTCGCCGCGACTCCGAGAGGCTGCTGCTAAGTTTAGAGAACAGGAGGGGTACTTTCCTGGTGCGAGAGAGTGAGACCACCAAAG GTGcctactgtctgtctgtattgGACTATGACAACACCAAAGGGCTGAATGTGAAGCACTACAAGATCAGGAAGCTGGACAGCGGAGGCTTCTACATCACATCACGTACACAGTTCCAAAACCTTCAGCAGCTCGTCAACCATTATCGCA AGCATGCTGATGGGCTGTGTCACAGTCTATCAGACATCTGTCCTGTACTGAAGCCTCAGACTCAGGGCTTATCCAAGGATGCCTGGGAGATCCCGAGAGAGTCCCTCCGTCTGGACCTGAAGCTCGGACAGGGCTGCTTCGGAGAGGTCTGGATGG GAACATGGAACGGTACAACACGGGTTGCAATAAAGACTCTGAAGACTGGCACGATGTCCCCTGAGGCCTTCCTCATGGAGGCTCAGGTCATGAAGAAACTGAGACATGAAAAGCTGGTTCAGCTCTACGCTGTTGTGTCCGAGGAGCCCATCTACATCGTCACGGAGTACATGGGACAAG GTAGTTTACTGGATTTCCTGAAAGGTGACATGGGTAAGATTCTCCGCCTCCCCCAGCTGGTGGACATGGCCTCACAG ATTGCATCAGGGATGGCTTACGTGGAGAGGATGAACTACGTGCACAGAGACCTGAGAGCTGCTAACATCCTGGTGGGAGATAACCTGGTTTGCAAAGTGGCTGATTTTGGTCTGGCTCGCCTCATTGAGGATAATGAATATACTGCCAGGCAAG GAGCCAAGTTTCCCATCAAGTGGACGGCTCCTGAAGCTGCTCTGTACGGTCGCTTCACCATTAAATCTGATGTGTGGTCATTCGGGGTCCTGCTGACCGAGCTGGCCACCAAAGGCCGAGTGCCCTATCCAG GCATGGTGAACCGGGAAGTGTTGGACCAGGTGGAGCGCGGCTACAGGATGCCGATCCCGGCAGAGTGCCCCGAATCCCTGCACGAGCTGATGCTGACCTGCTGGAGAAAAGAGGCCGAGGAGAGGCCCACCTTTGAGTACCTGCAGGGCTTCCTGGAGGACTACTTTACCTCCACGGAGCCTCAGTACCAGCCGGGAGAGAACCTGTAA
- the src gene encoding proto-oncogene tyrosine-protein kinase Src isoform X3 — MGGSKSKPKDVGQRTRSLEGNLSSGGGAGGHHLSSNQQSITPNRSPAMDGGVGGNQGMTNNAELALFGGVDNNAVTSPNRLTLAGGVTTFVALYDYESRTASDLSFKKGERLQIVNNTRKVNCREGDWWLARSLTTGESGYIPSNYVAPSDSIQAEEWYFGKITRRDSERLLLSLENRRGTFLVRESETTKGAYCLSVLDYDNTKGLNVKHYKIRKLDSGGFYITSRTQFQNLQQLVNHYRKHADGLCHSLSDICPVLKPQTQGLSKDAWEIPRESLRLDLKLGQGCFGEVWMGTWNGTTRVAIKTLKTGTMSPEAFLMEAQVMKKLRHEKLVQLYAVVSEEPIYIVTEYMGQGSLLDFLKGDMGKILRLPQLVDMASQIASGMAYVERMNYVHRDLRAANILVGDNLVCKVADFGLARLIEDNEYTARQGAKFPIKWTAPEAALYGRFTIKSDVWSFGVLLTELATKGRVPYPGMVNREVLDQVERGYRMPIPAECPESLHELMLTCWRKEAEERPTFEYLQGFLEDYFTSTEPQYQPGENL, encoded by the exons ATGGGGGGATCCAAGAGTAAGCCCAAGGATGTTGGCCAGCGAACCCGCAGCCTCGAAGGCAACCTCAGCTCTGGCGGAGGGGCCGGCGGCCACCACCTCAGCTCCAATCAGCAGTCCATAACGCCCAATCGCAGTCCCGCTATGGATGGAGGTGTGGGTGGCAACCAGGGTATGACCAATAACGCAGAGCTGGCCCTGTTTGGAGGTGTGGACAATAACGCTGTCACCTCTCCCAACAGACTCACACTAGCAG GAGGCGTGACGACCTTCGTGGCATTGTATGACTATGAGTCTAGGACGGCCTCAGACCTCTCTTTCAAGAAGGGGGAACGCCTCCAGATAGTCAACAACAC aagGAAGGTGAACTGCAG AGAAGGCGACTGGTGGCTGGCGCGCTCCCTGACCACTGGAGAGAGCGGTTATATCCCCAGCAATTATGTGGCTCCATCTGACTCCATCCAGGCAGAAGA GTGGTACTTTGGCAAAATCACTCGCCGCGACTCCGAGAGGCTGCTGCTAAGTTTAGAGAACAGGAGGGGTACTTTCCTGGTGCGAGAGAGTGAGACCACCAAAG GTGcctactgtctgtctgtattgGACTATGACAACACCAAAGGGCTGAATGTGAAGCACTACAAGATCAGGAAGCTGGACAGCGGAGGCTTCTACATCACATCACGTACACAGTTCCAAAACCTTCAGCAGCTCGTCAACCATTATCGCA AGCATGCTGATGGGCTGTGTCACAGTCTATCAGACATCTGTCCTGTACTGAAGCCTCAGACTCAGGGCTTATCCAAGGATGCCTGGGAGATCCCGAGAGAGTCCCTCCGTCTGGACCTGAAGCTCGGACAGGGCTGCTTCGGAGAGGTCTGGATGG GAACATGGAACGGTACAACACGGGTTGCAATAAAGACTCTGAAGACTGGCACGATGTCCCCTGAGGCCTTCCTCATGGAGGCTCAGGTCATGAAGAAACTGAGACATGAAAAGCTGGTTCAGCTCTACGCTGTTGTGTCCGAGGAGCCCATCTACATCGTCACGGAGTACATGGGACAAG GTAGTTTACTGGATTTCCTGAAAGGTGACATGGGTAAGATTCTCCGCCTCCCCCAGCTGGTGGACATGGCCTCACAG ATTGCATCAGGGATGGCTTACGTGGAGAGGATGAACTACGTGCACAGAGACCTGAGAGCTGCTAACATCCTGGTGGGAGATAACCTGGTTTGCAAAGTGGCTGATTTTGGTCTGGCTCGCCTCATTGAGGATAATGAATATACTGCCAGGCAAG GAGCCAAGTTTCCCATCAAGTGGACGGCTCCTGAAGCTGCTCTGTACGGTCGCTTCACCATTAAATCTGATGTGTGGTCATTCGGGGTCCTGCTGACCGAGCTGGCCACCAAAGGCCGAGTGCCCTATCCAG GCATGGTGAACCGGGAAGTGTTGGACCAGGTGGAGCGCGGCTACAGGATGCCGATCCCGGCAGAGTGCCCCGAATCCCTGCACGAGCTGATGCTGACCTGCTGGAGAAAAGAGGCCGAGGAGAGGCCCACCTTTGAGTACCTGCAGGGCTTCCTGGAGGACTACTTTACCTCCACGGAGCCTCAGTACCAGCCGGGAGAGAACCTGTAA